A single window of Camarhynchus parvulus chromosome 9, STF_HiC, whole genome shotgun sequence DNA harbors:
- the LOC115907081 gene encoding LOW QUALITY PROTEIN: autoimmune regulator-like (The sequence of the model RefSeq protein was modified relative to this genomic sequence to represent the inferred CDS: deleted 1 base in 1 codon), with translation MAGPGSDGDLRRLLKLHRTEIAMAVDDVFPLLHGLADHDVVPDHIFKETLSRAEREGSHRAFHALLTWLLGRHTAALRDFWAVLFKDYNLERYSRLRPLRGAFPREVELGRQRRGRRLSPSPTAPAPHRPQGKRKAPEERDKARAAQPAPRHSASPGPLVKAKTVKKPEGTDTPRTSRASALQAVAASVQRAVAVAGGEVPVSRGAIEGILIKHVLDPNSSKTGSRAGDKPYTPTACEEPEARSKSHSLKPPTQPKACQSNREPQLHPQGQLQAATVYSQDPVPHQENEDECAACGDGGELICCDGCPRAFHLACLVPPLPHVPSGTWRCGSCVENVTEPGQLLEADLPVERPPEVLGEAARDTQPGGVEGSVCSRCCARVPTPHHCPAPSGDPTGLQLCMSCTGTLDTGGLGTTAASGDQLLPAAKAEDGALGSDPVLSREELDALLGESTWDGILQWAFQTMARPLAETQGLLT, from the exons ATGGCGGGCCCGGGCAGCGACGGGGACCTGCGGCGCCTGCTGAAGCTGCACCGCACCGAGATCGCCATGGCAGTGGACGACGTCTTCCCACTGCTGCATGGCCTGGCGGACCACGATGTCGTCCCTGACCACATCTTCAAG GAGACGCTGAGCCGGGCGGAGCGGGAGGGCTCCCACCGCGCTTTCCACGCGCTGCTCACCTGGCTGCTGGGCCGC CACACCGCCGCCCTCCGAGACTTCTGGGCCGTCCTCTTCAAGGACTACAACCTGGAGCGCTACTCGCGGCTCCGGCCTCTCCGCGGCGCCTTCCCCAGAG AGGTGGAGCTGGGGCGGCAGCGCCGTGGAAGGCGTCTCTCCCCAAGCCCCACAGCACCGGCCCCACACAGACCCCAAGGCAAGAGGAAAGCCCCCGAGGAGCGGGACAAGGCCCGGGCGGCACAGCCCGCTCCACGGcacagtgccagccctg GGCCCCTGGTGAAGGCAAAGACTGTGAAGAAGCCGGAGGGCACAGATACCCCCCGCACCTCTCGTGCCAGCG CTCTCCAGGCAGTGGCTGCCTCGGTGCAGAGAGCGGTGGCTGTGGCAGGTGGTGAGGTGCCCGTCAGCCGTGGGGCCATCGAGGGCATCCTCATTAAACACGTGCTGGACCCAA acagctccaagacaggcagcagagctggtgacaAGCCATATACCCCAACTGCCTGCGAGGAGCCAGAGGCCAGGAGCAAAAGCCACAGTCTGAAGCCCCCCACCCAGCCCAAGGCATGCCAAAGT AACAGGGAACCCCAATTGCACCCCCAGGGCCAGCTGCAAGCAGCCACTGTCTACAGCCAGGATCCTGTGCCCCACCAG gagaaCGAGGATGAGTGTGCAGCATGCGGTGATGGTGGTGAGCTCATCTGTTGTGATGGCTGCCCCAGGGCCTTTCACCTTGCCTGCCTGGTGCCCCCGCTGCCCCACGTCCCCAG CGGGACGTGGCGATGTGGCTCCTGTGTGGAGAACGTGACTGAACCAggccagctgctggaggcagacTTGCCTGTGGAGAGACCCCCCGAGGTCCTGGGGGAGGCGGCGCGGGACACCCAGCCGGGTGGAGTGGAGGGGAGCGTCTGCAGCCGCTGCTGCGCCCGGGTCCCCACTCCCCACCACTGTCCTGCTCCCAGTGGGGACCCCAC GGGGCTACAGCTGTGCATGTCCTGCACGGGCACCCTGGACACAGGAGGTCTGGGCACCACTGCAGCATCTGGAGACCAACTGCTTCCAGCAGCCAAG GCAGAGGATGGAGCCCTTGGCAGTGACCCTGTGCTGAGCCGGGAGGAGCTTGATGCACTGCTAGGTGAG AGCACATGGGATGGGATCTTGCAGTGGGCATTCCAGACCATGGCACGACCGCTGGCAGAAACACAGGGGCTCCTCACCTAG